A genome region from Nicotiana tabacum cultivar K326 chromosome 13, ASM71507v2, whole genome shotgun sequence includes the following:
- the LOC107759717 gene encoding CMP-sialic acid transporter 5: MNGVAECSVCHSKLGVSPNTRTVSKAYDHHRTDVSLKTRAFNVFLVVGDCVLVGLQPILVYMSKVDGKFEFSPISVNFLTELAKVAFAVVMLCLQARSQKAGEKSLLSFSTLFQAARNNVLLAVPALLYAINNYLKFIMQLYFNPATVKMLSNLKVLVIAILLKMIMKRRFSIIQWEALALLLIGISVNQLRTLPEGATALGLPVTTGAYLYTMIFVTVPSLASVYNEYALKSQFETSIYLQNLFLYGYGAIFNFLGILGTAIFKGPDTLDILRGHSRATMFLICNNAAQGILSSFFFKYADTILKKYSSTVATIFTGIASAVLFGHTLTMNFILGISIVFISMHQFFSPLAKVRDETQNDSLEMDSQNNYRSKDGSFINMAAGANEDASHRVGPDEKEPLLPH, from the exons ATGAATGGAGTGGCGGAATGCAGCGTTTGCCACTCGAAATTAGGAGTTTCGCCTAACACGAGAACGGTTTCTAAAGCTTACGATCATCATCGCACTGATGTGTCGTTGAAAACACGCGCTTTCAACGTTTTTTTGGTTGTCGGTGATTGCGTGTTGGTCGGTTTACAG CCTATACTTGTATACATGTCTAAAGTTGACGGCAAATTCGAATTCAGTCCCATTAGTGTTAATTTCTTGACTGAGTTAGCAAAAGTTGCATTTGCAGTAGTAATGCTATGCTTACAG GCTCGAAGCCAGAAGGCCGGCGAGAAGTCTCTTCTCTCTTTCTCCACATTGTTCCAG GCTGCTCGGAACAATGTGCTTCTGGCTGTTCCAGCTTTGCTTTATGCTATTAATAACTACCTGAAGTTTATCATGCAG TTATATTTTAACCCTGCTACTGTAAAGATGCTGAGTAACTTGAAG GTTTTGGTAATTGCAATCTTGTTAAAGATGATTATGAAACGTCGTTTTTCCATAATTCAG TGGGAGGCTCTTGCACTATTGCTTATTGGCATCAGTGTGAATCAGCTGCGCACTTTACCGGAAGGTGCAACAGCTTTGGGTCTTCCAGTGACAACAGGGGCATATTTGTATACCATGATTTTT GTCACTGTTCCTTCACTGGCTTCTGTCTACAATGAATATGCTTTGAAGAGCCAATTCGAGACTAGCATTTATCTTCAG AATTTGTTTTTGTACGGATATGGTGCAATCTTCAACTTCCTAGGCATACTTGGAACTGCCATTTTCAAAG GACCTGACACTTTGGATATCTTACGGGGACACTCACGAGCAACAATGTTTTTAATATGCAACAATGCAGCTCAGGGAATCCTGTCTTCGTTTTTCTTCAAGTATGCAG ATACAATTCTGAAGAAGTATTCATCAACTGTTGCCACTATTTTTACTGGAATAGCATCTGCTGTTCTGTTTGGACATACCCTTACTATGAACTTCATCTTAGGAATCTCTATTGTATTTATCTCGATGCATCAG TTCTTTTCACCTCTTGCAAAGGTCAGGGATGAGACACAAAACGACAGTTTGGAAATGGATTCTCAGAACAACTACAG GTCAAAGGATGGATCCTTCATAAATATGGCCGCTGGAGCAAATGAAGAT GCTAGCCATCGCGTTGGACCTGATGAGAAAGAACCCCTTCTTCCACATTAG
- the LOC107759700 gene encoding phosphoglycolate phosphatase 1A, chloroplastic, whose amino-acid sequence MLSSRVTAAISSSTTATFLFNNPKISSKKFPYISNPLNNSAKSIKWNCRNSRMEKSASSFVTKASAQPLTNPGELIDSVETFIFDCDGVIWKGDKLIDGVPETLDLLREKGKRLVFVTNNSTKSRKQYGKKFETLGLSVSEEEIFASSFAAAAYLKSIDFPKDKKVYVVGEEGILKELELAGIQHIGGPEDGDKKIELKPGYMMEQDKDVGAVVVGFDRYFNYHKIQYATLCIRENPGCLFIATNRDAVTHLTDAQEWAGGGSMVGAILGSTKREPLVVGKPSTFMMDYLANEFNIQKSQICMVGDRLDTDILFGQNGGCKTLLVLSGVTSLSMLQDPKNSIQPDFYANKISDFLSIKAAAV is encoded by the exons atgcTAAGTAGCAGAGTAACAGCAGCAATTTCTTCTTCTACTACTGCAACTTTTTTATTTAATAACCCCAAAATCTCATCCAAAAAATTCCCTTACATTTCTAACCCATTGAACAATTCTGCAAAATCCATTAAATGGAATTGTAGGAATTCAAGAATGGAGAAATCTGCATCAAGTTTTGTTACTAAAGCTTCAGCTCAGCCCCTTACAAATCCTGGAGAATTAATTGATTCTGTTGAAACCTTCATCTTTGATTGTGacg GAGTCATATGGAAGGGAGATAAACTAATAGACGGGGTCCCTGAAACTCTTGATTTGCTCAGAGAAAAG GGAAAAAGATTAGTTTTTGTTacaaacaactcaacaaaatctAGAAAGCAGTATGGGAAAAAGTTTGAAACACTTGGTCTTAGTGTCAGCGAA GAGGAAATTTTTGCTTCATCCTTTGCTGCAGCTGCTTATTTGAAGTCTATTGACTTCCCAAAAGATAAAAAG GTGTACGTTGTTGGTGAGGAAGGCATCTTGAAGGAGCTTGAGTTAGCTGGCATTCAACATATTGGTGGACCG GAAGATGGTGACAAGAAAATAGAGCTAAAGCCTGGATATATGATGGAGCAGGATAAGGAT GTCGGAGCTGTTGTTGTTGGATTTGACCGCTATTTCAACTACCACAAAATTCA GTACGCTACCCTGTGCATACGTGAAAATCCAGGATGTCTCTTTATTGCTACAAACCGTGATGCTGTTACCCATCTTACAGATGCTCAGGAATGGGCAG GTGGTGGTTCAATGGTTGGTGCGATCCTAGGCTCTACAAAGCGTGAACCACTTGTTGTAGGAAAGCCCTCAACCTTCATGATGGACTACTTGGCTAATGA GTTTAACATCCAGAAATCCCAGATATGCATGGTTGGTGACAGACTAGATACTGATATACTGTTTGGACAAAATGGTGGCTGCAAAACTCTTCTGGTTCTCTCAG GTGTGACATCTTTATCGATGCTTCAAGATCCCAAAAACTCTATACAACCAGATTTCTACGCCAACAAGATTTCTGATTTCCTCTCCATCAAAGCGGCTGCAGTTTGA